Proteins co-encoded in one Medicago truncatula cultivar Jemalong A17 chromosome 8, MtrunA17r5.0-ANR, whole genome shotgun sequence genomic window:
- the LOC25501499 gene encoding uncharacterized protein has product MEEDWNMLAADCVVISCCCQCLVLQILVLVLRKMVRKTREYGKKIFCQRKGNYRGVQREMGSYKDVVLRIQEDYALKDDDVHNCGCCMVEVEKVMEELCEKGEFGFGSFWGRKEPWGFPQVVNDHYDDSFVRYQIIDLGPT; this is encoded by the coding sequence ATGGAAGAAGATTGGAACATGCTTGCTGCTGATTGTGTTGTCATATCATGCTGCTGCCAATGCTTGGTTCTGCAAATTCTTGTGCTTGTATTGCGAAAGATGGTGAGAAAAACAAGAGAATATggtaagaaaatattttgtcaaagGAAGGGGAATTATAGAGGGGTGCAAAGAGAAATGGGGTCTTATAAAGATGTGGTTTTGAGAATTCAAGAAGATTATGCACTAAAAGATGATGATGTACACAATTGTGGTTGTTGTATGGTTGAAGTTGAGAAAGTAATGGAGGAACTTTGTGAGAAAGGAGAGTTTGGATTTGGAAGCTTTTGGGGTAGGAAAGAGCCATGGGGTTTTCCTCAAGTTGTTAATGATCATTATGATGATAGTTTTGTAAGATATCAAATAATTGATTTGGGACCAACATAG
- the LOC25501500 gene encoding probable calcium-binding protein CML16, translated as MSMLQTDDQIKQLNDIFKRFDMDSDGSLTHLELAALLRSLGIKPTGDELYALLNNMDNNHNGYIEFDELVNAIMPDMNEDVLINQEQLLEVFRSFDRDGNGYITAAELAGSMAKMGHPLTYHELANMMAEADSNGDGVISFNEFATILAKSAADFLGVKVH; from the coding sequence ATGTCAATGCTCCAAACCGATgatcaaatcaaacaattaaacgaCATATTCAAGCGTTTTGACATGGATTCCGACGGCAGCCTAACCCACCTCGAGCTCGCGGCACTCCTCCGCTCCCTCGGCATCAAACCAACAGGCGATGAACTTTATGCCCTACTCAACAACATGGACAACAATCACAACGGATACATCGAATTCGACGAGCTTGTTAATGCTATTATGCCCGACATGAATGAGGATGTTCTCATCAATCAAGAACAACTTTTGGAGGTTTTTCGCTCGTTTGATCGCGATGGTAACGGTTACATCACCGCGGCTGAGCTTGCCGGATCCATGGCAAAGATGGGCCATCCTCTAACATACCATGAGCTTGCTAACATGATGGCTGAAGCTGATAGCAATGGTGATGGTGTTATTAGTTTCAATGAGTTTGCTACCATTTTGGCTAAATCAGCTGCTGATTTTCTTGGTGTTAAGGTGCACTAG